The Amycolatopsis sp. DG1A-15b genome window below encodes:
- a CDS encoding DUF4349 domain-containing protein, producing the protein MRTRWRAGLAVVGVAFVLAGCSAGQDGKSSMADSAGSGPVPAAPQQGTGKSGQEKVTPPQPGATERKLSRSARLELTAPKVVDVVAQARGIAQGAGGYTGQESTGEELATLNLAVPADRLDGVLDQLVHLGNLVKRELTTQDVTEQVVDVDARLATQRASVERIRALLAKATSVSEIASVESELTSREAALESLEQQRNSLAGSVAMATVAMTIRNVAAPPPPGEDHSGFLGGLAGGWHAFLIFGGGLLTVLGALAPFLLFLVPLGWLGWWLHRRRRTPAPEPAPAPSET; encoded by the coding sequence ATGCGGACTCGATGGAGAGCCGGGCTCGCGGTCGTGGGCGTGGCGTTCGTGCTGGCGGGCTGCTCGGCGGGCCAGGACGGGAAATCGTCCATGGCGGACAGTGCCGGCTCCGGGCCGGTACCGGCCGCGCCGCAGCAGGGCACCGGTAAATCCGGGCAGGAGAAGGTGACCCCGCCGCAGCCGGGCGCCACCGAACGCAAGCTTTCGCGCAGCGCCCGGCTGGAACTGACCGCCCCCAAAGTGGTCGACGTCGTCGCGCAGGCCCGCGGGATCGCGCAGGGCGCCGGCGGCTACACCGGGCAGGAGAGCACCGGTGAAGAGCTGGCGACACTCAACCTCGCGGTGCCCGCCGACCGGCTCGACGGCGTGCTCGACCAGCTCGTGCACCTCGGCAACCTGGTGAAGCGGGAGCTGACCACCCAGGACGTGACCGAGCAGGTCGTCGACGTCGACGCGCGGCTGGCGACGCAGCGGGCGTCGGTGGAGCGGATCCGCGCCTTGCTGGCGAAGGCCACTTCGGTGTCCGAGATCGCTTCGGTCGAAAGCGAGCTGACGAGCCGCGAGGCGGCGCTCGAATCACTCGAACAGCAGCGGAATTCGCTGGCGGGCAGCGTCGCGATGGCGACTGTGGCGATGACCATCCGCAACGTCGCCGCACCTCCGCCGCCGGGTGAGGACCACAGCGGGTTCCTCGGCGGGCTGGCCGGCGGCTGGCACGCGTTCCTCATCTTCGGCGGCGGCCTGCTGACCGTGCTGGGCGCGCTCGCGCCGTTCCTGCTGTTCCTGGTGCCACTGGGCTGGCTCGGCTGGTGGCTCCACCGCCGTCGCCGGACGCCCGCGCCGGAACCGGCGCCGGCACCGAGCGAGACCTGA
- a CDS encoding Ppx/GppA phosphatase family protein translates to MRLGVLDVGSNTVHLLVVDAHRGAHPTPMHSEKTVLRLAEQITPGGELSKAGADELVTAVESAKESAARLGCEELMAFATSAVREAKNSAKVLARVTDKTGVDLQVLSGTDEARLTFLAVRRWYGWSAGQLLVLDIGGGSLEVAMGRDEEPVLAESLPLGAGRTTRTRFKHDPPTRSELVATSAWLDDQLADLARKVTKWGEPDRVVATSKTFRSLARLTGAAPSAAGPRVRRTLTDTALRQLLAFVSRMPSADLAQLEGVSSSRSHQLVAGALVAQATMRALGVPELEICPWALREGVILRRLDHSNGADETGAALVGRFGAQEDR, encoded by the coding sequence GTGCGCCTAGGGGTACTCGACGTCGGTTCCAACACCGTCCACCTGCTCGTGGTCGATGCCCATCGGGGCGCCCACCCGACGCCGATGCATTCCGAGAAGACCGTGCTGCGGCTGGCCGAGCAGATCACCCCCGGCGGCGAGCTCTCCAAGGCCGGTGCCGACGAGCTGGTGACCGCGGTCGAATCCGCGAAGGAGTCCGCCGCGCGGCTCGGCTGCGAAGAGCTGATGGCGTTCGCCACGTCCGCGGTCCGCGAAGCGAAGAACTCCGCCAAGGTGCTGGCCCGCGTGACCGACAAGACCGGCGTCGACCTGCAGGTCCTTTCGGGTACCGACGAAGCGAGGCTCACGTTCCTCGCCGTCCGCCGCTGGTACGGCTGGTCGGCCGGGCAGCTGCTGGTGCTCGACATCGGCGGCGGCTCGCTCGAGGTCGCGATGGGCCGCGACGAGGAGCCGGTGCTGGCCGAATCGCTGCCCCTGGGCGCCGGCCGCACCACGCGCACCCGCTTCAAGCACGACCCGCCGACGCGCTCGGAACTCGTCGCGACGTCCGCGTGGCTGGACGACCAGCTCGCCGACCTCGCGCGCAAAGTCACCAAATGGGGTGAACCCGATCGGGTCGTGGCGACGTCGAAGACGTTCCGCTCCCTCGCCCGGCTGACCGGCGCCGCCCCCTCGGCGGCGGGACCGCGCGTCCGACGTACGCTCACCGACACCGCATTGCGCCAGCTCCTGGCCTTCGTTTCGCGGATGCCCTCGGCCGACCTCGCGCAGCTCGAGGGCGTCAGCTCGAGCCGATCGCACCAGCTCGTGGCGGGTGCGCTCGTCGCGCAGGCGACGATGCGGGCGCTCGGTGTGCCGGAACTCGAGATCTGCCCGTGGGCTCTGCGAGAGGGTGTCATCCTGCGGCGGCTGGACCATTCGAACGGCGCGGATGAGACTGGAGCCGCCCTCGTGGGGCGCTTCGGCGCACAGGAGGACCGGTGA
- a CDS encoding ATP-binding protein yields MTTPVSLALAIGALVAGAVAGYFLARVRTRREEARPPGPTVAELLERLVRSSNNGVVVLNRFGDMVLHNPRAYELGLVKVNQADPRARKAAEQVVETDEPLEIDLSPLEARGRQPEAVLGQVRPLGDGFTVVEAIDHSEAIRLEAVRRDFVANVSHELKTPVGAIALLTEAVLDAAEDVAEVRRFGGKILRESTRLGQLVTELIALSRLQGAERLPDLNVVEVDAVVREALGRTTLSAESADIGITTDHPSGLLVEGDRTLLVTALSNLLENAVAYSPAGSPVSISRRLADGMVEIAVTDRGIGIAEDEQQRVFERFYRADKARSRATGGTGLGLAIVKHVAANHGGSVGLWSRPGTGSTFTLRIPAHVRPEPATEPARAAKTSPAPRQEKTPERTPRLVVTGQDSPDHGGNL; encoded by the coding sequence GTGACCACGCCTGTTTCACTCGCACTGGCCATCGGCGCACTGGTGGCCGGTGCGGTGGCCGGCTACTTCCTGGCGCGGGTGCGCACCCGCCGGGAAGAGGCCCGGCCGCCGGGCCCGACCGTCGCGGAACTCCTCGAGCGGCTGGTCCGGTCGTCCAACAACGGTGTCGTCGTGCTCAACCGGTTCGGCGACATGGTGCTGCACAACCCGCGCGCGTACGAGCTGGGGCTGGTGAAGGTCAACCAGGCCGACCCGCGGGCCCGCAAGGCCGCCGAGCAGGTCGTCGAAACCGACGAACCGCTGGAAATCGACCTTTCGCCGCTCGAAGCGCGTGGCCGCCAGCCGGAAGCGGTGCTCGGCCAGGTCCGGCCGCTGGGCGACGGCTTCACCGTCGTCGAGGCCATCGACCACTCCGAAGCCATCCGGCTGGAGGCCGTGCGCCGCGACTTCGTCGCCAACGTCAGCCACGAGCTCAAGACCCCGGTCGGCGCGATCGCGCTGCTCACCGAGGCGGTGCTCGACGCCGCCGAGGACGTCGCCGAGGTCCGCCGCTTCGGCGGCAAGATCCTGCGCGAGTCCACCCGGCTCGGCCAGCTCGTCACCGAGCTGATCGCGCTGTCGCGGCTGCAGGGCGCCGAACGGCTGCCCGACCTCAACGTCGTCGAGGTCGACGCCGTCGTCCGCGAGGCGCTCGGCCGGACCACGCTTTCGGCCGAGTCCGCGGACATCGGCATCACCACCGACCACCCCAGCGGCCTGCTCGTCGAGGGCGACCGCACGCTGCTGGTCACCGCGCTGTCGAACCTGCTGGAGAACGCCGTCGCGTACTCGCCGGCCGGCAGCCCGGTGTCGATCTCCCGGCGGCTCGCCGACGGCATGGTCGAGATCGCCGTCACCGACCGCGGCATCGGCATCGCCGAGGACGAGCAGCAGCGCGTGTTCGAGCGCTTCTACCGCGCCGACAAGGCCCGCTCCCGCGCCACCGGCGGCACCGGCCTCGGCCTGGCGATCGTCAAGCACGTGGCGGCCAACCACGGCGGCTCGGTCGGGCTGTGGAGCCGTCCGGGCACCGGCTCGACGTTCACCCTGCGCATCCCCGCGCACGTCCGCCCCGAACCGGCCACCGAGCCGGCGCGGGCGGCCAAGACCTCGCCGGCACCGCGGCAGGAGAAGACCCCCGAGCGCACCCCCAGGCTCGTGGTTACCGGGCAGGACAGCCCAGATCATGGAGGAAACCTGTGA
- a CDS encoding oxidoreductase, with the protein MTTNTLPAAAAGTWKLGSFEVNRLGFGAMRLMSTSDGGIRARETSLSVLRRAVELGVNHIDTAAFYFAGPRSANELINSALSPYDDLVITTKVGPGRDFEGTFHTARPEQLRAQVEENLRELGLDHLDVVNYRIGQALDRGTGSLADGFGALAELREAGLIRELGISNVGPEHLTEALAIAPVVCVQNQYGLTARREDDELVRMCAERGIAFVPFFAVASGTGEDARVAEVARRHDATPAQVRLAWTLHQGPHVLAIPGTGDVAHLEQNVAAATLELTAEDLAALG; encoded by the coding sequence ATGACCACGAACACGCTCCCCGCCGCCGCGGCGGGCACCTGGAAGCTCGGCTCCTTCGAAGTCAACCGCCTCGGGTTCGGCGCCATGCGCCTGATGTCCACTTCGGACGGCGGCATCCGCGCCCGCGAAACTTCCCTGTCCGTGCTGCGCCGCGCCGTCGAGCTCGGCGTGAACCACATCGACACCGCCGCGTTCTACTTCGCCGGCCCGCGCTCGGCGAACGAACTCATCAACAGCGCGCTCTCGCCGTACGACGACCTGGTCATCACCACCAAGGTCGGGCCGGGCCGCGACTTCGAGGGCACCTTCCACACGGCCCGCCCGGAGCAGCTGCGCGCCCAGGTCGAAGAGAACCTGCGCGAGCTGGGCCTCGACCACCTCGACGTCGTCAACTACCGGATCGGCCAGGCCCTCGACCGCGGCACCGGCTCGCTCGCCGACGGTTTCGGCGCGCTCGCCGAACTGCGCGAAGCCGGGCTGATCCGCGAGCTGGGCATCTCCAACGTCGGCCCGGAGCACCTCACCGAGGCCCTCGCGATCGCGCCCGTCGTCTGCGTCCAGAACCAGTACGGCCTGACCGCCCGTCGCGAGGACGACGAACTCGTCCGGATGTGCGCCGAGCGGGGGATCGCCTTCGTGCCCTTCTTCGCCGTCGCCAGCGGGACGGGGGAGGACGCGCGGGTGGCCGAAGTCGCGCGCCGCCACGACGCCACCCCGGCGCAGGTGCGGCTCGCGTGGACCCTCCACCAAGGACCGCACGTGCTCGCCATCCCCGGCACCGGCGACGTCGCGCACCTCGAGCAGAACGTCGCCGCGGCGACGCTGGAGCTCACCGCCGAAGACCTGGCGGCGCTCGGGTGA
- a CDS encoding DNA-binding response regulator, whose protein sequence is MEKVTDVVMVRGEAELFERTAHLFELATEVSCAARDLHTWSVAHPSAPEREQSVRGMTLRKIYLPGVLFDPALAGHLRQIAAHGARIRITEREINETILLDRRFAIVAGDHVGGVRGYTVISNPDLVQGIQSLFEAAWDAATDLESYQARFTELGAREILEQLASGCKDETAARVLGLSLRTYRRRVAELMELLGASSRFQAGARAREAGLL, encoded by the coding sequence GTGGAAAAGGTGACTGACGTCGTCATGGTGCGCGGCGAAGCGGAGCTGTTCGAGCGGACGGCCCACCTCTTCGAGCTCGCGACCGAGGTTTCGTGCGCGGCCCGCGACCTGCACACGTGGTCGGTGGCGCACCCGAGCGCGCCCGAACGCGAGCAGTCGGTGCGCGGGATGACCCTGCGCAAGATCTACCTGCCGGGCGTGCTGTTCGACCCCGCGCTGGCCGGCCACCTGCGGCAGATCGCCGCGCACGGCGCCCGGATCCGGATCACCGAACGCGAGATCAACGAGACGATCCTGCTCGACCGGCGCTTCGCGATCGTGGCCGGCGACCACGTCGGCGGCGTCCGCGGCTACACGGTGATCAGCAACCCGGACCTGGTCCAGGGCATCCAGTCGCTGTTCGAAGCGGCCTGGGACGCCGCGACCGACCTCGAGTCCTACCAGGCGCGGTTCACCGAGCTGGGCGCGCGGGAGATCCTGGAGCAGCTGGCGTCGGGCTGCAAGGACGAGACGGCGGCCCGGGTCCTCGGCCTCAGCCTGCGCACCTACCGGCGCCGGGTGGCGGAGCTGATGGAGCTGCTGGGCGCGTCGTCGCGGTTCCAGGCCGGGGCCCGGGCCCGCGAAGCCGGGCTCCTGTGA
- a CDS encoding response regulator transcription factor: MTRVLIVEDEESFADPLAFLLRKEGFTAAVAGTGQAALEEFDRNGADIVLLDLMLPGMSGTDVCKQLRQRSAVPVIMVTARDSEIDKVVGLELGADDYVTKPYSARELIARVRAVLRRGGEPGSEGELAPLVLSAGPVRMDVERHVVTVDGADVSLPLKEFDLLEYLLRNVGRVLTRGQLIDRVWGADYVGDTKTLDVHVKRLRSKIEPDPGSPRHLVTVRGLGYKFET; the protein is encoded by the coding sequence GTGACCAGGGTTCTCATCGTCGAGGACGAGGAGTCGTTCGCCGACCCCCTCGCCTTCCTGCTGCGCAAGGAAGGGTTCACCGCCGCCGTGGCCGGCACCGGCCAGGCCGCGCTGGAGGAGTTCGACCGCAACGGCGCCGACATCGTGCTGCTCGACCTGATGCTGCCCGGGATGAGCGGCACCGACGTCTGCAAGCAGCTGCGCCAGCGCTCCGCCGTGCCGGTCATCATGGTGACCGCGCGCGACAGCGAGATCGACAAGGTCGTGGGCCTGGAGCTGGGCGCGGACGACTACGTCACCAAGCCGTACTCGGCCCGCGAGCTGATCGCCCGGGTCCGCGCGGTCCTGCGCCGCGGCGGCGAGCCCGGCTCGGAGGGCGAGCTGGCCCCGCTGGTCCTCTCGGCCGGCCCGGTCCGGATGGACGTCGAGCGGCACGTCGTGACCGTCGACGGCGCCGACGTGTCGCTCCCGCTCAAGGAGTTCGACCTGCTCGAGTACCTGCTCCGCAACGTCGGCCGCGTGCTGACGCGCGGGCAGCTGATCGACCGGGTGTGGGGCGCGGACTACGTCGGCGACACGAAGACGCTCGACGTCCACGTGAAGCGGCTCCGCTCGAAGATCGAACCCGACCCGGGCTCGCCGCGGCACCTCGTCACGGTTCGCGGCCTGGGCTACAAGTTCGAGACGTAA
- a CDS encoding YbjN domain-containing protein gives MSLDELIQSTLDSAELKYDKRGPGKYFVTLPGTKKLQTNAWLVDGDHAFSVEAFVCRRPDESHEDVYRFLLQRNAKLYGVHYTVDNLGDIYLVGRFGKETMSADELDKVLGQVLEAADGDFNTLLEIGFATSIKREWDWRVSRGESLANLQAFKHLVAPEKPHEPGLTES, from the coding sequence GTGAGCCTGGACGAGCTGATCCAGTCTACTTTGGACTCTGCCGAGCTGAAGTACGACAAACGCGGGCCGGGCAAGTACTTCGTCACGCTGCCGGGAACGAAGAAGCTCCAGACGAATGCCTGGCTGGTCGACGGCGACCACGCGTTTTCGGTGGAGGCTTTCGTCTGCCGCCGTCCCGATGAGTCCCATGAGGACGTTTACCGCTTCCTGTTGCAGCGCAACGCGAAGCTCTATGGCGTCCACTACACAGTGGACAATCTCGGGGACATCTACCTGGTCGGCCGGTTCGGCAAGGAGACGATGAGCGCCGACGAGCTCGACAAGGTGCTCGGCCAGGTGCTGGAAGCGGCCGACGGCGACTTCAACACGCTGCTCGAGATCGGCTTCGCGACGTCGATCAAGCGCGAGTGGGACTGGCGCGTCTCCCGGGGGGAATCCCTCGCCAACCTCCAGGCGTTCAAGCACCTCGTCGCGCCGGAGAAGCCGCACGAACCGGGCTTGACCGAGTCGTGA
- the mshA gene encoding D-inositol-3-phosphate glycosyltransferase — translation MTQVTSNIRRFRAVPRRIAVLSVHTSPLEQPGTGDAGGMNVYVSQTATEMARRGVEVEVFTRATASGQPPVAELAPGVTVRHVQAGPFEPLARDELPAQLCAFTSGVLRTEAFHEPGHYDLIHSHYWLSGQVGWLARDRWSVPLVHTAHTLAKVKNAALAEGDKPEPRVRVIGEEQVVAEADRLVANTAVEARQLIDLYDAEPDAVHAVPPGVDLERFTPGSQSVARAELGLADDDVVLAFAGRIQPLKAPDVLLHAAAAMLRRRPELAPRLVVLIVGGPSGTGLEQPQALRELAGSLGIEGQVRFLPPQPGERLARVFRAADVVAVPSYNESFGLVALEAQACGTPVVAAEVGGLPVAVPHGVSGLLVPGHGADEWADALAAVALRPDRRAELAANAVVHARRFSWRRTTDALLDIYAQATSAFSRALDLRAEVAV, via the coding sequence GTGACCCAGGTGACCAGCAACATCCGGAGGTTCCGCGCTGTGCCGCGCCGGATCGCGGTGCTGTCCGTGCACACCTCGCCGCTCGAGCAGCCCGGAACCGGCGACGCCGGCGGGATGAACGTCTACGTCAGCCAGACCGCGACCGAGATGGCCCGCCGCGGCGTCGAGGTCGAGGTGTTCACCCGAGCGACCGCCTCCGGCCAGCCGCCGGTGGCCGAGCTGGCGCCCGGGGTGACCGTGCGGCACGTGCAGGCCGGCCCGTTCGAGCCGCTGGCCCGCGACGAGCTGCCCGCCCAGCTGTGCGCGTTCACCTCCGGCGTGCTGCGGACCGAGGCCTTCCACGAACCCGGCCACTACGACCTCATCCACTCGCACTACTGGCTCTCGGGCCAGGTCGGCTGGCTCGCCCGTGACCGCTGGTCCGTGCCGCTGGTGCACACCGCGCACACGCTGGCGAAGGTCAAGAACGCCGCGCTCGCCGAGGGCGACAAGCCGGAACCGCGCGTCCGCGTGATCGGCGAGGAGCAGGTGGTCGCCGAGGCCGACCGGCTGGTCGCCAACACCGCGGTCGAGGCGCGTCAGCTCATCGACCTCTACGACGCCGAGCCGGACGCGGTGCACGCCGTGCCGCCGGGCGTCGACCTCGAACGCTTCACGCCGGGCTCCCAGTCCGTGGCCCGCGCGGAGCTGGGCCTGGCCGACGACGACGTCGTGCTCGCCTTCGCCGGCCGGATCCAGCCGCTCAAGGCGCCGGACGTGCTGCTGCACGCCGCGGCCGCGATGCTGCGCCGCCGCCCCGAGCTGGCTCCGCGGCTGGTCGTGCTGATCGTCGGCGGCCCGTCGGGCACCGGGCTCGAGCAGCCGCAGGCCCTGCGCGAGCTGGCCGGTTCGCTCGGCATCGAGGGGCAGGTCCGGTTCCTGCCGCCGCAGCCCGGCGAGCGCCTCGCCCGCGTCTTCCGCGCCGCCGACGTCGTCGCGGTGCCCAGCTACAACGAGTCGTTCGGCCTGGTCGCCCTCGAGGCGCAGGCGTGCGGGACGCCGGTGGTCGCCGCCGAGGTCGGCGGGCTGCCGGTGGCGGTGCCGCACGGCGTCTCCGGGCTGCTGGTGCCCGGGCACGGCGCCGACGAGTGGGCGGACGCGCTGGCCGCGGTCGCGCTCCGCCCGGACCGGCGCGCCGAACTCGCCGCCAACGCCGTCGTGCACGCGCGCCGGTTCTCCTGGCGCCGGACGACGGACGCGCTCCTGGACATCTATGCTCAGGCCACCAGCGCCTTCTCTCGCGCGCTGGACCTGCGCGCGGAGGTGGCGGTGTGA
- a CDS encoding sugar phosphate isomerase/epimerase family protein yields MARVTDEQPVPVGLSTASVWPLKAGTAFELAAELGYDGVEVMVWADPVSQDVTALRRWSRRTGVPVLSVHSPSLLITQRIWSPDPVVRLRMSVDAALELGARTVVVHPPFRWQRRYGDAFGDLVAELEESSGVEIAVENMFKVRPPGGSKNSRVSAFRPSIDPTDVGFRHYTLDLSHTAAAEMDALALAQRMGDGLSHVHLADGTGVPKDEHLVPGRGGQPCAELLEKLVSNGFAGQIVLEINTRHAVTAAQRVRDLAEALLFARFHLGQ; encoded by the coding sequence ATGGCGCGCGTGACAGACGAGCAGCCGGTCCCCGTCGGACTCAGCACGGCGTCCGTGTGGCCCCTCAAGGCGGGGACGGCCTTCGAGCTGGCCGCCGAACTCGGCTACGACGGCGTCGAGGTGATGGTCTGGGCCGACCCGGTCAGCCAGGACGTCACCGCGCTGCGGCGCTGGTCGCGGCGCACCGGCGTGCCCGTGCTGTCGGTGCACTCGCCGTCACTGCTGATCACCCAGCGGATCTGGTCGCCGGATCCGGTCGTGCGATTGCGGATGTCGGTCGACGCCGCCCTCGAGCTCGGCGCGCGCACGGTGGTGGTGCACCCGCCGTTCCGCTGGCAACGCCGGTACGGCGATGCGTTCGGCGATCTGGTCGCCGAACTGGAGGAGTCGAGCGGTGTCGAAATCGCCGTGGAAAACATGTTCAAGGTCCGGCCGCCGGGTGGTTCGAAGAATTCGCGCGTGTCCGCGTTCCGGCCGTCGATCGATCCGACGGACGTCGGGTTCCGGCACTACACGCTCGACCTGTCCCACACAGCGGCAGCCGAGATGGACGCGCTGGCGCTGGCCCAGCGGATGGGTGACGGTCTCTCGCACGTCCACCTGGCCGACGGCACCGGCGTCCCGAAGGACGAACACCTGGTACCCGGGCGCGGCGGCCAGCCCTGCGCCGAACTGCTCGAGAAGCTGGTCAGCAACGGTTTCGCCGGGCAGATCGTGCTGGAGATCAACACCCGGCACGCCGTCACCGCGGCCCAGCGCGTCCGCGATCTGGCCGAGGCGTTGTTGTTCGCGCGGTTCCACCTCGGGCAATAA
- a CDS encoding alpha/beta hydrolase, with the protein MRTEVVGHGGVRLGLRVEGAENSRPIVFVHGWAQSGGCWAAQLADPALTERFRLVAMDLRGHGASDVPASGYDNPQVWADDLAAVLDFAGPDAIVVAWSYGGLVLTDHIRVHGTARLRGLVLVGAITEIGRDRPGGCVGALMREHMRAMLSDDPDIAIPALTAFNREMVTGPVPGAQAQALLGASLSVPPSVRSALFRRDVGSEDVLAGIDKPTLVVHGSHDRVIDSAAAEHAIGKIPGATGRWFLGGGHAPFAESAAEFDAVLRQFAEEC; encoded by the coding sequence GTGCGCACCGAAGTCGTCGGGCACGGCGGAGTCCGGCTCGGCCTGCGGGTCGAGGGCGCCGAAAACAGCAGGCCGATCGTGTTCGTGCACGGCTGGGCGCAGTCGGGCGGGTGCTGGGCCGCGCAGCTCGCCGACCCGGCCCTGACCGAGCGGTTCCGCCTGGTCGCCATGGACCTGCGGGGTCACGGCGCTTCCGACGTCCCGGCCTCCGGGTACGACAACCCGCAGGTCTGGGCCGACGACCTCGCCGCGGTGCTCGACTTCGCCGGCCCGGACGCGATCGTCGTCGCCTGGTCCTACGGCGGCCTGGTGCTGACCGACCACATCCGGGTGCACGGCACCGCACGCCTGCGCGGGCTCGTGCTCGTCGGTGCCATCACCGAGATCGGCCGCGACCGGCCCGGTGGCTGCGTCGGTGCGCTGATGCGCGAGCACATGCGGGCGATGCTTTCGGACGATCCGGACATCGCGATCCCGGCGCTCACCGCGTTCAACCGCGAGATGGTCACCGGGCCGGTGCCCGGCGCGCAGGCCCAGGCCCTGCTCGGCGCTTCGCTCAGCGTGCCGCCTTCGGTTCGCTCGGCGCTCTTCCGCCGGGACGTCGGCAGCGAAGACGTGCTGGCCGGGATCGACAAACCCACCCTGGTCGTGCACGGCTCGCACGACCGTGTGATCGACTCCGCGGCGGCGGAGCACGCCATCGGGAAGATTCCGGGTGCCACCGGGCGTTGGTTCCTTGGCGGGGGGCATGCGCCCTTCGCCGAGTCCGCGGCCGAGTTCGACGCGGTGCTCCGGCAGTTCGCCGAGGAATGCTGA
- a CDS encoding phosphoglyceromutase: MAEIGTLVLLRHGQSTWNAENLFTGWVDVPLSEQGESEARQGGRLLADAGLLPDVVHTSLLRRAISTANIALDAADRHWIPVKRDWRLNERHYGALQGKDKKQTLNEFGEEQFMLWRRSYDTPPPAIDPKDKWSQAGDARYAGLGDQAPLTECLKDVVERLLPYWESEIVPDLRAGKTVLVAAHGNSLRALVKHLDGISDADIAGLNIPTGIPLRYDLTEDLRPVKPGGEYLDPDAAKEAAAAVANQGR; this comes from the coding sequence ATGGCCGAGATTGGGACGTTGGTGCTGCTGCGGCACGGGCAGAGCACGTGGAACGCGGAAAACCTGTTCACCGGCTGGGTGGACGTACCGCTTTCGGAACAGGGCGAGAGCGAAGCCCGCCAGGGCGGCCGGCTGCTGGCCGACGCCGGGCTGCTCCCGGACGTGGTGCACACCTCGCTGCTGCGCCGCGCGATCTCCACCGCGAACATCGCGCTGGACGCCGCCGACCGGCACTGGATCCCGGTGAAGCGCGACTGGCGCCTCAACGAGCGCCACTACGGCGCACTGCAGGGCAAGGACAAGAAGCAGACCCTGAACGAGTTCGGCGAGGAGCAGTTCATGCTCTGGCGCCGCTCGTACGACACCCCGCCGCCGGCGATCGACCCGAAGGACAAGTGGAGCCAGGCGGGCGACGCCCGCTACGCCGGCCTCGGCGACCAGGCCCCGCTGACCGAGTGCCTGAAGGACGTCGTGGAGCGGCTGCTGCCGTACTGGGAGTCCGAGATCGTGCCGGACCTGCGCGCGGGCAAGACGGTGCTGGTGGCTGCGCACGGCAACTCGCTGCGCGCGCTGGTCAAGCACCTCGACGGCATCTCCGACGCCGACATCGCGGGGTTGAACATCCCGACGGGCATCCCGCTGCGCTACGACCTCACCGAGGACCTGCGGCCGGTGAAGCCGGGCGGCGAGTACCTCGACCCCGACGCTGCCAAGGAAGCCGCCGCCGCGGTGGCGAACCAGGGCCGCTGA
- a CDS encoding thioesterase family protein, producing MDGTAVSFDTASAARSLGDGTFTAVLRAEWAIGSHPHGGFLLALLARAAIAALHERGEPHAEPLVVSAEFLHAPALGPVLLRTDVRKVGRRATVVEVRLEQRGRSCVEARVTTGRLPMRRPEWTDVPSMPAEPPPGALAMAESTEGPFNLAKGCEVRLDPATAGYLTGRTGEPPRMRLWVRPRHSLVDPYFSLLASDVNPPVVMNLGRIGWAPTVQLTALLRTRPAPGWLRVVVESRSVHESWFDSDATVVDAQGRLVCQARQLGLAPAPGG from the coding sequence TTGGACGGCACCGCCGTGTCCTTCGACACGGCGAGTGCGGCGCGGTCGCTGGGGGACGGCACCTTCACCGCGGTGCTGCGTGCGGAATGGGCCATCGGGTCCCATCCGCACGGGGGTTTCCTGCTCGCCCTGCTGGCCCGGGCGGCGATCGCCGCCCTGCACGAGCGCGGTGAGCCGCACGCGGAGCCGCTGGTCGTCAGCGCGGAGTTCCTGCACGCGCCCGCGCTCGGCCCGGTGCTGCTGCGCACGGACGTCCGCAAGGTCGGCCGCCGCGCGACGGTGGTCGAGGTCCGGCTGGAGCAGCGCGGCCGCAGCTGCGTCGAGGCCAGGGTGACGACGGGACGGCTCCCGATGCGCCGCCCGGAGTGGACCGACGTGCCGTCGATGCCGGCCGAGCCGCCGCCCGGGGCGCTGGCGATGGCGGAGAGCACCGAAGGGCCGTTCAACCTGGCCAAGGGGTGCGAGGTCCGGCTGGATCCGGCGACCGCCGGCTACCTGACGGGCCGCACGGGCGAGCCGCCCCGGATGCGGCTGTGGGTCCGGCCGCGGCACAGCCTGGTCGACCCGTACTTTTCGCTGCTGGCCTCCGACGTGAACCCGCCGGTGGTGATGAACCTCGGCCGCATCGGCTGGGCACCGACGGTCCAGTTGACGGCCCTGCTGCGCACGCGCCCGGCCCCGGGCTGGCTGCGGGTGGTGGTGGAGTCGAGGTCGGTGCACGAGTCGTGGTTCGACTCGGACGCAACGGTGGTGGATGCCCAGGGGCGGCTGGTGTGCCAGGCCCGGCAGCTGGGCTTGGCCCCGGCACCGGGCGGCTGA